A region of the Leeuwenhoekiella sp. MAR_2009_132 genome:
CGTGCTACAATCCCTTCAGCATTTGAAGCTTTTTGATAGGTGTAGTTTTTATAATTATAGTTTGTAAATGGAGTTTCCCAATAGGTATCCTGAGGTTTTGGGTAAAAACCAAAATCTTTTAATTCATCAAGAATACCTTCATAACCTAATTGCGCAATGTCTTGTGTGATGATAACCGGTAAATCCTCACCAGTCTTATTTTTAAACAAACCTTCTTTACTATAAATAGGCTGCTGCTTCCCTCCTGCTCCCATAAAATCTGCCTTACCAGCATCTGTTATAAAGGGTTTTACAGGATCGTGATTTCCGGTGGTGAGCATAAAATGAATGCCGTATTGAGCTGTATACTCCTCTAAAATTTTCCGTAAGCCGCGTAAGTTAAACTGTTGCCCGTCATCACTAAAATCTCCCGGAAACACCACATATTTTATTCCTCGGGCAACCACATCATCTAATGCAGCAAGAAATGCGAAGTAATTTTCATTAAATAAGCGCGTAGAATGCAACTGCGCCTGCATCGTTCTTAAAATTGTGTTCTTGCTTGTTTTAGGATTTAAAACTCCCGTATAGTTAGAATCTGAAAATTCACCGTAAATATCAGTGAGATGTACATCAGATAAGAATGCTACCTGAACGGGTTTTTGGGTATTTTGTAAGGGTTTACAGGCACAAAAAAGAAAAATGCCAAGCAGTAATCCTAAATGTTTTACGTGCTTATTATTACTCATAAATTAGTTTTTAGTCTCTTCGGGAAATGCATAAGCATCCTTTAATCCACCCAAATCTATCACAATTTGATCAAGCATTACACCGGGATCTACCATATAAACTTTTAGCGAATGTTTACCCGGTTTATTTACAATTTGAGAGACGCTTTGTACGCTTCGGTTTTTGAGTACGTTTTCTTTCCAGGACTCACTGCGACCTTCAGTCTGAAAGTCTATTATTTGCGGTGTCGCACCATCAATCGATACTGCGCAACGCACCCCTTTTCCGGGATAAACAGCGTGTGTAGGTAATGCGCTTACCTTAACGTCAACGGTTCCAAAATTAAACGTATAAAAATCATATTCCAGCACAGGAGCGTTTTTCAGTAGTGCCTCTGGTGTCGTTTCTGAGGCTGCGGTAAATGGTTCTGCACGCATTACGCTATTGCTGTAACCGAGTCGGTTTATGATTTTCCAAGATGCTTCTTTTCCTTTTTGTACTGCGGAAGGATTTTCAGCATTAATCACCACAAAACCTTTATCCTCAACAAAACCGTTAAAATTTTTCAACGCTTCAAACTGCGGATTGAACACCGAAACCCCAACTGTTTTTTCTGAGGTTCCGGTTTTAAAATCTATCTTAGAATTCACTTTATAACTGGGCGGTATCAATTGATGATCGTGGCCTAACGGTGCTTCTTTTTTATTGGTTCCCTTCGGAACCTGATTCCAATTTATGGTAATCCAAACACGCTCTTCCGGATTTTCTAAAGAGAGTTTGCCCGAAGTTGTAGAGAGTTCTATCCACGATTCCGCAGGTGTAGCAGACCAGGTTTGCGGTTCGCTTCCTTTTAAAAATACATCTATATAATATCTGTTTTTTGTATAAGCATTAAAAACCGGTAAAACATCTGCAAATGAATTGGTCGTGTCGTTGTTATATTCCATTTCATAGCCTTCTAAAGCGAGACCTACACCAGATTCTTTAGAGTTTACAAGCGAGACTACTGGTTTTGAAAATACGGGTAGATTACGCGGTGCTTTATTCATAATATGCTGCCATTTGCCGTCTTGTATCGTATCATTAAAATAGCGGGTAAGTCGCTCTATTGCATCATACGATTCACCAGATTTTTGTGCATAGGCTGCTGTACTAGCTCGGCCTTGAGTTGCCACGTGTTTATTTTTATACGCATATAACCACATCTGATTAAGCTGTGCTGCTCCCATTACCGGATAGTAAACCAATTCAAAAAACGCATCTTTTCGATTTGCTGAAATAGTTGGTTTTAATGCTTCCACTTCTTCTATTAAAGTTTGATAGGCATCAATACGTTTGCTTACTTCATCGCCATAATGTATTTGTGTTAACTGCGTCTCACCACTTTTTGTAACCGGCTCTACGGCACTCCACGCCATAAATTCGGGTCTGCGTTGTAAAGCCAACTGGTAATAAGTGTCTAAAACAGCATCAATTTGGGTGGCATTTGCTTTACCAAATTCTCGTGCTGCCCAATCGAATTGATGCTTTGCAACCGCCTCGCTTGTTTCAAATTTTGACATATCCCAGGCCATATCCATAAACAACTCAGTATTGTATTCGTGGGGTTTGATATCTCCGGCGTTTAAAATCCAGATATCTTCTGCCTTGAAGCTATAAGCTTTTGAAAGTTCTTCCCACATTAAAACCGGATGCGTCGAGTTTAACCACAGGTAATCGTGCGGTCTTCCCCAGTATGAAGTGTGGTAATAAATACCCGCCCCACCGCTGCGTTTTTGTTCTTCCAGATTGCTCAATTGGCGTAAGTACCCATAGTTGTCATCGGTCCATACCAGAGTTACATCTTCAGGTAATTTTAAACCGTTTTGATAGTAATGCAGCACCTCTTTATATGGCACAAATGCCTGCGGAACTTGAGCTAAATCCTGCTTGGTTTCTTTTAAAATTTCCCGTTGATCGGTAATTACCTGCTCTAATAATTTTACCTGAGAAGGCGTGTCATCATCTCCTACAATCATTGGCGAATCGTGCTCTCCACGCATTCCTAAAGTATAAATACCTTCATAATCTGCAGTTTCTCTGGCTCGCTTTTTAAACAATTCTTTGATTTCTCCTGCATTGACATCATAGCGGTAATCACCCATCGTATCGTGATCCCATTCAGCATTTATATTGCATAACATGGGTTCTGCGTGCGAACTGCCAACGACTATCGCATAATCATCTGCGACTACTTTATTTTTGGGATAATGGTAAAAAGCTTTGGTACAGGTATGCATAGCCGGCCAAATGGTATTTGCCCGTAAACGCAATAATAATTCAAAAACCTTAGCATAGGTTTTAGGACCGATATCACCCGTTTTTGGCTCAAAATTTAAAGCGGCCCAGCGCTGCAAGCCCCAATCTTCATCCTTTAAAAATATCCCTCTATATTTTACCGAAGGTTCACCATATACTTGAGGCGTTATAGTTAAGCTTAGTTGTTCTTTTTTATCGGGAATAACATCTGCCCACCATTCCCACGGAGAAACGCCTATACGTCTTGAGATTTCCAATAATCCGTATGCTGTTGCACGACGGTCTGATCCTAGAATTACTAAAGCCTGACTAAGATCTTTAGTAGGATTTTCTATTACTTGAATTGAATAAGTTTCCCATTTACCACTCAGCTGTGTAGTATCGATTTTTTTTGCAGCTACGAGATCATTTATAAAAGAACTCGTACCTAAAGTTCCTGCAAGTATAGCCGTTGACGTGTTATTAGTTGTTTTTGTTCCTAATCGCTTTCCGGTGATTTTAAACACGTCATCGTTAAGCATTGCAGCCGCAATATGAACCACCTTTGGTTCGCTTTTATCAATAATTACACTGGTGTTTTCTTTAGAATCTACCAACTTAAATGGTGTCTGCGCAGTGCTATTTGTAATCCCACCTAAAGTAAGGATAATTGCAAAGAACAAATAGATTTGAGGTGAACTCTTCATAAACACTTAAATTTTAATGTAAATTGATTTCTTATCTAAGATATATCCTAAAAACCAGCATAGCAGCATAAATACAAATGCGGTAAGTAGTGCTCCAAAACTACCCGAAGCTAATTTTTGAAAAACTTCCTGACTTACCCAATCAAAAACCGACAATCCCGACGGGGTTTTTATCAGTCCTAAAATCACAAAAAACAACTCTGAAAACAGGTAAATAAACAACGGATTCTTCCCAAAAACTGTAAAAAAATACGTTCCGGTTTTGAGTTGCTTTAATTCAATACTGAAGATTAATAACGCAATTATGCACAGGTCTATTCCCACCGTATAAAGGACAAAAGAGCTGGTCCATAATTTTTTACTTAGCGGAAAACTCCCCTCCCAAATCAATGCCAATGCATAAAGCACAACACCGGCGATTAAAAGCTGTGCAATGGTTTTATAACTTTTACCAGATTTAATTATAAATACACCCGCAAGGTAACCGCCTACTACATTTACTACCGCAGGTAATGTGCTTAAAAGTCCTTCGGGATCAAATGAAATACGGTCTTTTTTATACATATGGCTTTCGCCAAAAATGGTCTGATCAAGCCAGGTAATTCCATTTGTTGCCATCTCTAATTCGTGTCCGTTAGTTCCTAACAAATAAAGCAATGCCCAGTACACCATTAATATTCCACCAGAGATTATAAGAATCCATTTTGTTTTAAAATAGTGAACCAGAATAGCCGTAAAAAAGTAGCACAGCGCAATACGCTGCAACACCCCCATAATTCGGGTTTCTGAGATGAGTTTTAGCTGTAATCCACCGTCTGTACCGTACTCAAAAAATGGAAACCAGTACATTAGATATCCTATTAAAAAAATAATAAGGGAGCGCTTAATTATTTTTTTCCAAAATGCCGCAGAAGTACCATTTTTAAATCTGGGCATCGAGAAACTCATTGCATTACCCATAGCAAATAGAAACGACGGAAAAACCAAATCTGCTAAGGTAAACCCGAACCAGGAAGCATGCGTAAACGCAGTATAAAATTTTGCGCCAGATCCCGGAGTGTTTACTACAATCATTAAACAGATGGTTAATCCCCTAAATACATCAAGAGATAAAAAGCGTTTTGATTGTTTTAATGCAGATGCCATAGCCATTAGTAATCGTACGTTATAGGTTGCATCTTCTCGATTAGCGGCTCTATTTTACTGCGGTATTTATCGTGCAATTCTTTTGCAACTTCTATTGCATTTCCGCTGGCCTCAACAGGAAAAGACTTTTCGGTTGTTACCCAATTCCATTCCCAGGTTTTAATGGCTTCATCAAACTGGTTTTGATCAAAATCGCTCCAGTTGT
Encoded here:
- a CDS encoding glycosyl hydrolase 115 family protein, translating into MKSSPQIYLFFAIILTLGGITNSTAQTPFKLVDSKENTSVIIDKSEPKVVHIAAAMLNDDVFKITGKRLGTKTTNNTSTAILAGTLGTSSFINDLVAAKKIDTTQLSGKWETYSIQVIENPTKDLSQALVILGSDRRATAYGLLEISRRIGVSPWEWWADVIPDKKEQLSLTITPQVYGEPSVKYRGIFLKDEDWGLQRWAALNFEPKTGDIGPKTYAKVFELLLRLRANTIWPAMHTCTKAFYHYPKNKVVADDYAIVVGSSHAEPMLCNINAEWDHDTMGDYRYDVNAGEIKELFKKRARETADYEGIYTLGMRGEHDSPMIVGDDDTPSQVKLLEQVITDQREILKETKQDLAQVPQAFVPYKEVLHYYQNGLKLPEDVTLVWTDDNYGYLRQLSNLEEQKRSGGAGIYYHTSYWGRPHDYLWLNSTHPVLMWEELSKAYSFKAEDIWILNAGDIKPHEYNTELFMDMAWDMSKFETSEAVAKHQFDWAAREFGKANATQIDAVLDTYYQLALQRRPEFMAWSAVEPVTKSGETQLTQIHYGDEVSKRIDAYQTLIEEVEALKPTISANRKDAFFELVYYPVMGAAQLNQMWLYAYKNKHVATQGRASTAAYAQKSGESYDAIERLTRYFNDTIQDGKWQHIMNKAPRNLPVFSKPVVSLVNSKESGVGLALEGYEMEYNNDTTNSFADVLPVFNAYTKNRYYIDVFLKGSEPQTWSATPAESWIELSTTSGKLSLENPEERVWITINWNQVPKGTNKKEAPLGHDHQLIPPSYKVNSKIDFKTGTSEKTVGVSVFNPQFEALKNFNGFVEDKGFVVINAENPSAVQKGKEASWKIINRLGYSNSVMRAEPFTAASETTPEALLKNAPVLEYDFYTFNFGTVDVKVSALPTHAVYPGKGVRCAVSIDGATPQIIDFQTEGRSESWKENVLKNRSVQSVSQIVNKPGKHSLKVYMVDPGVMLDQIVIDLGGLKDAYAFPEETKN
- a CDS encoding acyltransferase family protein, whose amino-acid sequence is MASALKQSKRFLSLDVFRGLTICLMIVVNTPGSGAKFYTAFTHASWFGFTLADLVFPSFLFAMGNAMSFSMPRFKNGTSAAFWKKIIKRSLIIFLIGYLMYWFPFFEYGTDGGLQLKLISETRIMGVLQRIALCYFFTAILVHYFKTKWILIISGGILMVYWALLYLLGTNGHELEMATNGITWLDQTIFGESHMYKKDRISFDPEGLLSTLPAVVNVVGGYLAGVFIIKSGKSYKTIAQLLIAGVVLYALALIWEGSFPLSKKLWTSSFVLYTVGIDLCIIALLIFSIELKQLKTGTYFFTVFGKNPLFIYLFSELFFVILGLIKTPSGLSVFDWVSQEVFQKLASGSFGALLTAFVFMLLCWFLGYILDKKSIYIKI